One Phaseolus vulgaris cultivar G19833 chromosome 2, P. vulgaris v2.0, whole genome shotgun sequence DNA window includes the following coding sequences:
- the LOC137812469 gene encoding protein MKS1, with product MNLPEFPSGSGAAASSPPGKKELQLQGTRPPPLRVSKDSHTIHKTRKPPLPPTAHLPAPPPENRKPVIIYTVSPKVHHVPVNDFMNVVQRLTGPSSGDVSPAARLAAIERTSPSEREKDHGGEEDVALMIEGVEVGQFPGILSPATLPPISPGFFSESQTTSFWHDLSPFWSTNSFVSSPSGLFSAAAFSPLSSPDIFNLFD from the coding sequence ATGAACCTGCCGGAATTTCCCTCCGGCAGTGGCGCCGCAGCATCTTCCCCGCCGGGGAAGAAAGAGCTCCAGCTCCAAGGGACGCGTCCACCGCCGCTCAGAGTTAGCAAAGACTCCCACACCATCCACAAGACCCGTAAGCCGCCGCTGCCCCCCACCGCGCACCTACCAGCGCCGCCACCGGAGAACCGAAAGCCGGTGATAATCTACACCGTGTCTCCCAAAGTCCACCACGTCCCCGTCAACGACTTCATGAACGTCGTCCAGCGCCTCACCGGACCATCCTCCGGCGACGTTTCGCCGGCAGCGAGGCTAGCCGCAATCGAGAGGACAAGTCCATCGGAAAGGGAGAAGGATCACGGAGGAGAGGAGGATGTGGCGTTGATGATAGAAGGAGTGGAAGTGGGTCAGTTCCCCGGAATATTGTCGCCGGCAACGTTGCCTCCGATATCGCCAGGGTTTTTCTCCGAGTCACAGACAACGTCGTTTTGGCACGACCTGAGCCCATTCTGGTCAACTAACAGCTTCGTCTCAAGTCCGTCGGGGCTGTTTTCCGCCGCCGCGTTTTCTCCGCTGTCGTCGCCCGACATCTTTAATCTATTcgactaa